A window of Oryza glaberrima chromosome 2, OglaRS2, whole genome shotgun sequence genomic DNA:
atcaacgtatttttttttcaatttaagCCACTATAATTTGAAAAATAGCcaacatattttataatttaatatttataatattgatAACAATTGCCCATGCATTGTACATGTTGACGATTAGTAATAATAAGAAAAATGGGCAAACATCTACTAGTAAATAAGGAATTGCTACATGATAATATGAAAGTATATGGGCCTTATCATTTACCCTATGATTTATAAGTTGTTGTCATAATTTGgatttaaaacttgattttgaagttgagTAATGCAATTTTGTTTTGACATATCTTTTAAGTCggtaataacatatatatatatatatataatctataaattattttttaaccaCTAATAGAGCATTGTGATTTATAATAAGCTATGGGTAACCGATGGAGTCCTATATTATTACATGTTCTTTTTATTGTTAGCAATATAGTAACAATAGATGCATCCCATACCTAAAATGCTACTTGTTCTTTAGAATCAGCTCCTTATATAAAAGTAAAAGTTTGCAAAGAGTTACATAGTTTTCTTACTAACAAGGTGAGTCTAGGCCAATATGGCAGTGAAAATTCCAGTCAAAAAAATATGGCAGCGAAACAATAAGTACAAAAATAAACCTTCAATGGTTTACAAAGAAGTCGCATTTTTGCAGTGCGAGAGATTAACATCATATTGTGTAAATATATGCAAATGTACAAACTACACACGTACGTATGCAAGAATTTTTACCGTCTTGATTTTAGATAGAAGCAGGAAAACCAAACCACACACATGCATAAGTACGTTCACGTTGCATGTCAATTTAATGATCAAGCCAACATGCATGAGCAGTAACAACATGAAAAACCTGCCTCCTAACGACATCCCTTCTATTTggtggcctctctctctctctccactagAGACGCCCAGGCCTAAATTGCCGGCCTCAGTAACTAACCATGTGTCATGCTCTCTTCCTTTGGCACCGCGGAGGTCAGCGGTGTAAATACTGATCAGTTTTTATATAGCTATAACGCACTAACAATAATAACTCCTACAAAGGAGTACATGTAGTGCGAGCTgcttcataaatttttttgatccGATAGATTTAATGTTTATACTTCCTGTTCATTTTCACATGTTATATTGTGGGCATTTGCTCAAATTATTAATTTGCATCATACAATTTTCTATGGAATCGTAGGTTATCATCTACTCCTCGTCACCTCAGCGCAAGTCTGTCGAGTCCATGTAGAATCGGTCAAATCATAGGTTCAATGTTTTATAACTACTCAGGATGAAGACAAGAGTTTTGATTTGAAATATAAATGTTCATCTAAAATGATGTTTCTATTTCAAGTCTAAAGCATATATTGAAAGTTTGTGTTCTTTCAAAATTAAATCTCTAGTCATATTTATAAATGGTGAAGTAGGGCTTTATTTTTTCCCTACATGTTTAACCTCTAATCCACCCTAACACTAGTGACGGACCTACGTATCCATTGGACGGGTAGGTCAGCTGGCCTTACTACGCCCAGCGACACCACACAACCCTAGAACCCCCTCCTAGTGTATTGGACCGTCCAAATTAGCCATCACCCACTAGCTCATAAGCAACCCATCAAATTAATAAGGTACTTTAGGCTAGGCATGAGACTATCTATCGTTGATTCATCTTATAATTCGATGACTACGCATCCCTTGGTCATGAGCCCATGACTATTCATCTTCATACTTGTCAATGACTATGCCAACCACTAGCGTCAGTCTGCGTGCCCAAACACCGTGCCGTGCGTAGACCTGTGGGTGTACAATCGTGCCTCTATTGGTTTGCCTTTGTATCCTTTGATGTGATGTATTCTTTCAAGACAGTCTTAATAATATAGATATGTTGTGCATTGTGTCTGGTTATCTTTATCGAGCATCAGGGTCGTTGATAAGCATGAGCGAGCTGATCGATTGTACAGGGCCCCAAAAATATTGGGGCCCCAAATCTTAATTattttctcgagtattatatgCTTAACCAGGAAATAAAGAAAGGCCCTCAAGGCCAAATACCCTTGATCACAGCTTGGATAGATTAGAGAGAATAAACAAAGGTAACAATGGCATAATTTTTAGGGCCTCAAAGTGCATTTCACACCGGGGCTTCAAGTTTCTAGATACGGCCCTGTCGAGCATCTCGCCCATCTTTAGTTTAAGAGTTGTGTCCGTCAATACTGTCAATACCCAAAACAGTGTCATTCTTGCTACGTATAAATTCGACCTTCATATGTTAGTATCATTTACTTAAACGGACAACTCTATGACATATGGTAATTCCACTTTAGTATATCACATTAACAACACTACATCTTATAACAATGCACAGAAGAATCCTTGGCACGATCACCACCACGAACTGTAACCGTTAGCTGTTCATCGCAGCCAGCAGTGGATGAAAGAGCTTTTTAGAGCCCGAAAAGAACATATATGAACAATCAAGGATATCATCTCACGCTTATTAGGGATATAATCTCTTGAACCTACATACATGAATGATGCAAACCGTATTGTGGTCCGCCCATGATCAGAGGACAGACACCGTTTCCATATCTCCATGGTGAAGTTAAGTCGCAACAAGACCTGAATTAGAATTACCCTCCCCAAATTAGTGAAAATCAATGCTGGGAGAGGAGCCGGACAATTCGCAGGCTGTTGCCCGGACCAAGCCGGCAACAGTGTCCGGCTCGTCACAGTCACATGATTTACTGCGTCGACCGAACCCCATGGCATCGGGCAAGTAGCACAGTACCACTAGTAGTAACGCACACTGGAAGTCACACAGGCTTGGCAGTTCACGGTCCTCCACGCGCGGTTCTCCAACCTCGCTCTGGTCCTCGCTCTCCACTACCCCTCCCCCCCTCTACTACGCGAATCGCCACGCACCATCCGTGTCATCCCGCGGTTTTGCGCCTCTCGCCGAACGGCCCGCTTATAAGTCGCCCAACCGGCGGGGTTACCACGCGTGTTACCGTGGGAACGGCAGCCAaaagccaccaccaccaacctctCGTCTtcgcctcctctcccacccCCTCACGACGAACACTCACACGGTCACACCACTACCCCTGCGAGATCGGTTGCTggcgctgctggtggtggtggtggtggtgggtgcgTGGCGATGATCACGTTCGCGGACCTGGCGGAGCCGGCGCCCGGCGCCGAGCGGTGCGTCGACCGGCAGCTGTGGCTCGCGTGCGCGGGGGGCATGTGCACCGTGCCGCCGGTGGGCGCCGCCGTGTACTACTTCCCGCAGGGGCACGCCGAGCACgcgctcggcctcgccgcgccggaGCTCTCCGCGGCGCGCGTCCCGGCGCTCGTGCCCTGCCGCGTCGCGTCCGTGCGGTACATGGCCGACCCGGACACCGACGAGGTGTTCGCCAGGATCCGCCTCGTGCCGCTCCGCGCCGCGGAGGATGGGGACGTCGAGGAGGATGGCGCCGCGGCAGGCGAGGAGCACGAGAAACCGGCGTCGTTCGCCAAGACGCTGACGCAGTCGGATGCCAACAACGGCGGGGGGTTCTCGGTGCCCAGGTACTGCGCCGAGACCATCTTCCCGCGCCTGGACTACGCCGCCGACCCGCCCGTGCAGACCGTCGTCGCCAAGGACGTCCATGGAGTCGCCTGGAACTTCCGCCACATCTACCGGGGCACGCCGCGCCGGCACCTGCTCACCACGGGGTGGAGCACGTTCGTGAACCAGAAGAAGCTCGTGGCCGGCGACTCCATCGTGTTCCTCCGCGGCGACGGAGGGGACCTGCACGTCGGCATCCGGCGCGCCAAGCGCGGGTtttgcggcggcggaggcggagccgaGGAGGCCTCCCTGCCCGGGTGGGACCAGTACGGCGGCCTGATGCGAGGCAATGCGAGCCCGTGCGCGGCCGCCAAGGGGCGGGGCAAGGTGCGCGCGGAGGACGTCGTCGAGGCGGCGAGGCTGGCGAGCGGCGGGCAGCCGTTCGAGGTCGTGTACTACCCGCGCGCCAGCACGCCGGAGTTCtgcgtgcgcgcggcggcggtccgCGCGGCGATGCGGGTGCAGTGGTGCCCCGGGATGCGGTTCAAGATGGCGTTCGAGACCGAGGACTCCTCCCGGATCAGCTGGTTCATGggcaccgtcgccggcgtccaGGTCGCCGACCCCATCCGTTGGCCGCAGTCGCCGTGGCGGCTTCTCCAGGTACGGTACAACATCTACACCACCGCAAACCAATCAAAATTTTTTGCTCCTTTCTCACTTCCTGAATCAATGAACTCCAGGTGACCTGGGACGAACCGGACCTCCTCCAGAACGTGAAGCGGGTGAGCCCATGGCTGGTCGAGCTGGTGTCGAGCATGCCGGCCATCCACCTCTCGtccttctcgccgccgcgcaaGAAGCCCCGGATTCCGGCGTACCCGGAGTTCCCCTTCGAGGGGCAGCTCCTCAACCCGGCGTTCCCGCCAAACCCGCTGGCACACGGCCACCACCATTACCATCACAACCACCCGTCCTTCTTCCCGTTCCCCGACGTTAGTGCTCCTGCAGGCATACAGGGAGCCAGGCATGCGCAATTCGGTCCATCTTTATCAGATCTCCACCTTACCCACCTGCAGTCGAGCCTCATGTACCCAGGGCTCCGCCACCCCGATCATGTCGGTCCAACACCCATCCCACCACCAAGAATCAGCACTGACCTGACAATgggcagctcgccgccggcgcgcgctcTGTCCATGGGCGCCAAGAAGCCCGACGACGCCAAGCCGCCGGGGCTAATGCTGTTCGGGCAGAGGATACTGACCGAGCGCCAGATGAGCCTTAGCggcaccacctcgccggcggccaccgggAACAGCTCTCTCAACTGGAACACCGAGAAAGGTGCCTCGGAGGGCTCGGGCTCCGGCGTCATCCAGAACAGCCCCACCGACAACACGTCGTCGGAGAGGCTCCAGTGGTTCAGGGAGAACAGCACCGTCTCCGAGCTCGGGCTGGAGCCCGGGCAGTGCAAGGTGTTCATCGAGTCCGACACGGTCGGCCGCAACCTCGACCTCTCGTCGCTGGCCTCGTTCGAGCAGCTCTACGGCCGGCTGTCCGAGATGTTCTGCATCGACAGCGCGGAGCTGAGGAGCCGTGTGCTCTACCGTGGCGCCACCGGCGAAGTGAggcacgccggcgacgagccaTTCAGGTGAGAAACACATCAAACAGCAACATAATAATGACAACATcccatgcatcatgcatgtcatGTGCCCGCTGTTCGTGTTACAGTTGCAACGAATCATGTAGCGGGCAACCTTTGAACTGATGAAACAGTCTTTTTCCCTGACATTTCAGCGAGTTCATTAAGTTGGCGAGGAGGCTTACCATACTAACCGACGCCGGGAGCGACAACTTAGGGAGCTAGAGAGCAAGAGGACAACCGGGAGCATCGCCGTAGTATGTACAGCTTGAATGAGCTTATGATTTTGTATCaactagtagcagtagtagcagcACTAGTAATTTCCGTTCAACTAGTAATGTCCCCAACTCTGCGGTAGAGATTTCAACAAGAAAGCTCAATCTGCACAGGTATCCTGTTCTCCTGTAtccttcttcatcatcatcaacaacgATCAGCTGCGTGTACTTGTTGATTCCCGTGTACTACGATGCAAAAATCCTGTGACCACTCATCAGAGACTTGAATGCCGCGGCCCCTTGGCCCAAGGGACAAGCGCATGCAGCATGCAGACGCAGACGCAGGTGCAGGCCACAATGTAATGTGTGCTGCTGGGATATCATTACGACAGCGCTGCGCCATTTCTGACCTCTCCGGTGGCCTGACCTCCAGGCTCCAGCCTCCAGGCGAGGCAATCCCTCTTGGTTCTCTTGCCTTGGCAGCAAGCTCGCTTACCCATGATGATGAGATTTGTGATCTGCATCGTGCTGCGTATCCCTGGCTAGTAGAGAGCTAGCTGTAGCTGTATAGCCGCTGCGTTTCGGGCATAAATGCGTCAgggtcacacacacacacacacacacacacactcaacCTGTCCTTGTTGCTCAGGGTGTGAAATTAACTGCGATTTGTTCTGCTcctgccattgcttaggaggtGGAGTTAGCTTTGATTGACCTGAGGCCGACACCTCATCTACTGGAGCGACTGCCCCTTTCACCTGCCGGATCTCGCAGGCGCGTCGCGATTCGCGTATTGGTCCACGGATAATGGCCGGTGCGTGTCTCTTACCTGAAGCCTGGCCATTTGTTTGCCTTGCGCTGATATTTCGCCAACCCCTTGGACGCTTGCTCCCCGCCATAGCTGTTGGCCCCGTTGTTACTCTGTGGCAAAACAACAAGATTCAAAGCAAGCAACGCCTAGCCAAGAAGGACTCGGCTGTAGATGCATGGTCTTATTATCCTTATTATCTTGTCAAGTACTACCACCCCCCTGCTAGTATTAACAAGAGGCCACGATGGGAGTATATCGCTTGCCGTCACGGGGCGTTGTCCGGCTCGGCGCTGCCAGCCGCTCTGAGAGAATGTTTACACCACGGATGACAAGGTATGCGATGGCACACTTTTGCCGGACAAGTTGCTGTCTCTTGCCCAAAAAAAATTCACCCGCATACGACACCGTTGGGCTACGGCGAGTGTCAGATAGAGCCGTGTACGGTGCACCCAAACAAAACCACGGATGTGTACTACTACCACAAGCCTACAACTCCATAAGGGACACATTGTTTGATACTCCAAGCCCTGTTCTAATTTAGATTATCTACTCGAttatagttaatttttttttacaaaactaaACTTAACAAAGCTTAAAATAAATGGTCGAAATGCAGCagaaaaaaactattttataaaatatattttttaaagcacAGAAGAAATAATCTGACAAATAGCCA
This region includes:
- the LOC127764387 gene encoding auxin response factor 8; the protein is MITFADLAEPAPGAERCVDRQLWLACAGGMCTVPPVGAAVYYFPQGHAEHALGLAAPELSAARVPALVPCRVASVRYMADPDTDEVFARIRLVPLRAAEDGDVEEDGAAAGEEHEKPASFAKTLTQSDANNGGGFSVPRYCAETIFPRLDYAADPPVQTVVAKDVHGVAWNFRHIYRGTPRRHLLTTGWSTFVNQKKLVAGDSIVFLRGDGGDLHVGIRRAKRGFCGGGGGAEEASLPGWDQYGGLMRGNASPCAAAKGRGKVRAEDVVEAARLASGGQPFEVVYYPRASTPEFCVRAAAVRAAMRVQWCPGMRFKMAFETEDSSRISWFMGTVAGVQVADPIRWPQSPWRLLQVTWDEPDLLQNVKRVSPWLVELVSSMPAIHLSSFSPPRKKPRIPAYPEFPFEGQLLNPAFPPNPLAHGHHHYHHNHPSFFPFPDVSAPAGIQGARHAQFGPSLSDLHLTHLQSSLMYPGLRHPDHVGPTPIPPPRISTDLTMGSSPPARALSMGAKKPDDAKPPGLMLFGQRILTERQMSLSGTTSPAATGNSSLNWNTEKGASEGSGSGVIQNSPTDNTSSERLQWFRENSTVSELGLEPGQCKVFIESDTVGRNLDLSSLASFEQLYGRLSEMFCIDSAELRSRVLYRGATGEVRHAGDEPFSEFIKLARRLTILTDAGSDNLGS